The following proteins are encoded in a genomic region of Pagrus major chromosome 16, Pma_NU_1.0:
- the rpz2 gene encoding rapunzel 2 yields MADAAKIKKTAAKVLCCVEKVSSFASSIDPIFGIVSSLVGVARKGLIDEEGQPLDKDFQAINTKLESISEKNHQCLRKIRIDEVNETYGKYEEYIKHQYAAFNSMVAQMKKDPDNTQCYMEKFERIYERDKSDLSLDVYYRGVMGTNLLFGRTLLKVYLDNCDGDREIMERHCSHITHLFHMGLIALMGYTAVTEDDEDEVRDKWAKRVEDIQKKMQEVLSQCKDKSS; encoded by the coding sequence ATGGCTGACGCAGCAAAGATCAAGAAAACCGCAGCTAAGGTGCTGTGCTGTGTGGAGAAGGTGTCCTCCTTCGCCTCCTCCATCGACCCCATCTTTGGTATAGTCTCCTCCCTGGTTGGAGTGGCTCGCAAGGGCCTGATTGATGAGGAGGGCCAGCCTCTAGACAAGGACTTCCAGGCGATCAACACTAAACTGGAGAGCATTTCAGAAAAGAACCACCAATGCCTGAGGAAGATCCGCATCGACGAGGTGAACGAAACCTACGGCAAGTATGAGGAGTATATCAAGCACCAGTATGCTGCCTTCAACAGCATGGTGGCGCAGATGAAGAAAGATCCAGACAACACCCAGTGCTACATGGAGAAATTTGAGAGGATCTATGAGAGAGACAAGAGCGACTTGAGCCTTGATGTGTACTACCGCGGTGTGATGGGTACCAATTTGCTGTTTGGAAGAACCCTTCTGAAGGTGTACCTGGACAACTGCGATGGCGACCGTGAGATCATGGAGCGCCACTGTTCACACATCACCCACCTGTTCCACATGGGCCTCATCGCCCTCATGGGCTACACAGCTGTTACAGAGGATGACGAAGATGAGGTGCGGGATAAGTGGGCCAAGAGGGTGGAGGACATCCAGAAGAAAATGCAGGAGGTGCTCAGTCAGTGCAAAGACAAGTCGTCCTGA
- the krit1 gene encoding krev interaction trapped protein 1: MGNEDSLEDVFVAVIRPKSQVSLSSKEYRAKAYEILLIEVPLEGKEKKRKKVLLATKIQAGGDKSKSILDYVDDTIRPISNNQGFIGKRVVHMKKFPLDGDNEGKEASLFVVPVSVKDNSKPVYSAGSPSFYCFQDIMRVCSETSAHFCSTTSKMLLALDKWLAEQHTVPHAIPALFRPAPVERVKTNVSNPAYGSEGKLSDEGLHMGYTALEIKSKMMSLEKADMCILNPLYGSDLQYTNRVDKVIINPYFGLGAPDYSKIQIPKREKWQHGPNCVTEDKERQWVDDFPLHRSACEGDTELLSKLLDSGFSVKQLDSDHWAPIHYACWHGKVEATKLLLEKGNCNPNLLNGQLSSPLHFAARGGHAEIVQLLLQHPEIDRHIEDQQKRSPLQVCEENKQNEWEETVKLLQQATSKPYEKVRIYRMDGSYRSVELKHGNNTTVQQIMEGMRLSQDTQQYFTIWICSENLHLQLKPYHKPLQHLRIWTEIVTDLTVLDPQRETPQLFLRRDVRLPLEIEKKVEDPLAILILFDEARHCLLKGFFPAPDTKLITLASLLLQIIYGNYESKKHKQGFLNEENLKSIVPISKVKSKAYHWTNRILHEYKALSTSEGVSKEMHHLQRLFLQNCWDIPTYGAAFFTGQVYTKASASNHKVIRVYVGVNTKGLHLMNMETKGLLISLEYGTFMWQLGHADQYFQIHSGDNKMNFIVHTKQAGLIVKLLMKLSGQMTPNDKGPTDKYAYG, from the exons ATGGGCAACGAGGACAGCCTCGAGGATGTGTTTGTTGCTGTCATTCGCCCAAAGAGTCAAGTCAGCCTGAGCTCAAAGGAGTACAGAGCCAAAGCCTATGAG ATCCTGCTGATTGAAGTGCCTTTGGaagggaaggagaagaaaagaaagaaagtcctCCTTGCAACGAAGATCCAAGCAGGAGGAGACAAATCCAAATCCATATTGGATTATGTTGACGATACAATCAGACCCATATCCAATAACCAAGGCTTCATAG GAAAGCGTGTGGTGCATATGAAGAAATTCCCCCTAGATGGAGACAATGAAGGAAAAGAGGCCTCGCTTTTTGTTGTGCCAGTCAGCGTTAAAG ACAACAGCAAGCCTGTCTACAGCGCCGGCAGCCCAAGCTTCTACTGCTTCCAGGACATCATGCGAGTGTGCAGTGAGACCAGCGCTCACTTCTGCTCCACCACCTCCAAGATGCTTCTGGCCTTAGACAA ATGGTTAGCAGAGCAGCACACTGTGCCTCACGCCATCCCTGCCCTGTTCAGACCAGCACCCGTAGAGCGGGTGAAGACCAACGTGAGCAACCCGGCCTACGGCAGCGAGGGCAAACTGAGTGACGAGGGGCTGCACATGGGCTACACTGCTCTGGAGATCAAGAGCAAGATGATGTCCCTGGAGAAGGCAGACATGTGCATTCTCAACCCGCTTTACGGCTCTGATCTGCAGTACACCAACCGG GTGGACAAAGTTATCATCAACCCGTACTTTGGACTCGGAGCGCCCGACTACTCTAAGATCCAGATCCCCAAGAGGGAGAAGTGGCAACACGGTCCTAACTGTGTGACAGAAGATAA GGAGCGCCAGTGGGTGGACGACTTCCCTCTCCACCGCAGCGCCTGTGAAGGAGACACAGAGCTGCTCTCTAAACTTCTGGACAGCGGCTTCTCAGTTAAGCAGCTGGACAGCGACCACTGGGCTCCCATTCACTACGCATGCTG GCATGGTAAAGTCGAGGCGACCAAGCTGTTACTGGAGAAAGGTAACTGTAATCCAAACTTGCTCAACGGCCAGCTCAGCTCCCCTCTGCACTTTGCAGCCAGAGGAGGCCACGCAGAGATAGTGCAACTCCTGCTGCAGCACCCTGAGATCGACCGG CACATAGAAGACCAGCAGAAGAGATCCCCTCTGCAAGTGTGTGAGGAGAACAAACAGAACGAATGGGAGGAAACAGTGAAGCTTTTGCAGCAAGCCACAAGCAAACCT TATGAGAAGGTGCGCATCTACCGCATGGATGGCTCGTATCGCTCTGTGGAGCTGAAGCACGGCAACAACACGACGGTGCAGCAGATCATGGAAGGCATGCGTCTTTCGCAGGACACCCAGCAGTACTTCACGATCTGGATCTGCTCCGAGAACCTCC ACCTGCAACTGAAGCCATACCACAAGCCCCTGCAGCATCTGCGGATCTGGACGGAGATTGTGACAGACTTAACTGTGTTGGATCCTCAAAGGGAAACACCTCAGCTCTTCCTCCGCAGGGACGTCCGGCTGCCTCTCGAAATTGAGAAAAAG GTGGAAGATCCTCTGGCTATCCTCATTTTGTTCGACGAGGCCCGTCACTGCCTCCTGAAAGGCTTCTTTCCCGCTCCAGACACCAAGCTGATCACACTGGCCAGCCTCCTCCTGCAGATCATCTACGGCAACTATGAGAGCAAGAAGCACAAGCAAGGGTTCCTCAA TGAGGAAAACCTGAAATCAATTGTACCGATATCCAAGGTGAAAAGCAAAGCGTACCACTGGACCAACAGGATTCTGCATGAATACAAA GCCCTTAGCACCAGCGAGGGGGTGAGTAAAGAGATGCACCACCTGCAGCGGCTCTTCCTGCAGAACTGCTGGGACATCCCGACCTACGGAGCTGCCTTCTTCACGGGCCAGGTCTACACCAAGGCCAGCGCCAGCAACCACAAAGTCATCCGCGTCTACGTCGGGGTCAACACGAAGGGGCTGCACCTCATGAATATGGAGACCAAG GGCCTTCTCATCAGTTTAGAGTATGGCACATTCATGTGGCAGCTTGGACACGCAGACCAGTACTTCCAGATACACAGTGGCGACAACAAAATGAACTTCATTGTGCACACAAAACAG GCTGGCCTTATTGTGAAGCTTTTGATGAAGCTGAGTGGACAGATGACTCCAAACGATAAAGGCCCAACAGACAAATACGCCTATGGCTGA
- the cyp51 gene encoding lanosterol 14-alpha demethylase, translating into MSLHLYEMSSKLLGDTVGKVHENLTSVVLAASLVTLIIGYISKTLLKQSSDSDQKHPPYIPSSIPFLGHAIAFGKSPIEFLENAYEKYGPVFSFTMVGSTFTYLLGSEAATLMFNSKNEDLNAEDVYSRLTTPVFGKGVAYDVPNPIFLEQKKMLKTGLNIARFREHVRVIEAETIEYFQRWGDSGEKNLFEALSELIILTASSCLHGKEIRSMLNERVAQLYADLDGGFSHAAWLLPGWLPLPSFRKRDRAHREIKNIFFKVIQKRRQSGEKVDDILQTLVDATYKNGRPLNDDEIAGMLIGLLLAGQHTSSTTSAWMGFFMARDKSLQDRCYAEQKAVCGEALPPLDFDQLKDLSLLERCLKETLRLRPPIMTMMRMARSPQTAAGYTIPVGHQVCVSPTVNHRLYDTWNERMEFNPERYLNDNPAAGEKFAYVPFGAGRHRCIGENFAYVQIKTIWSTLLRMYDFDLVDGYFPTINYTTMIHTPNNPVIRYKRRKQ; encoded by the exons atgtcGCTTCATCTTTATGAAATGAGCAGTAAACTGCTCGGGGACACGGTCGGGAAAGTGCACGAGAACCTGACCTCCGTGGTTCTGGCTGCCTCTCTCGTCACTCTCATTATTGGATATATTTCAAAAACGCTGCTCAAACAGTCCTCTGACAGTGACCAG AAACATCCACCTTACATTCCCTCCAGCATCCCTTTCCTGGGTCATGCTATTGCATTTGGAAAAAGTCCCATTGAATTTCTTGAAAATGCTTATGAAAAA TACGGCCCTGTGTTCAGCTTCACCATGGTCGGGAGTACATTCACCTACCTGCTGGGCAGCGAAGCAGCCACGCTGATGTTCAACAGCAAGAATGAGGACCTGAACGCAGAGGATGTCTACTCCAGACTGACCACTCCAGTGTTTGGCAAAGGAGTCGCCTATGATGTCCCGAACCCT ATCTTTCTGGAGCAAAAGAAGATGTTGAAGACCGGATTGAACATCGCTCGTTTTAGGGAACATGTGAGGGTCATAGAGGCAGAGACTATAGAGTATTTTCAGAGATGGGGCGACAGTGGGGAGAAAA ACCTGTTTGAGGCCTTGTCTGAGCTGATCATCctgacagccagcagctgcCTCCATGGGAAGGAGATCCGCAGCATGCTGAATGAGCGAGTAGCCCAGCTCTACGCCGACCTGGACGGAGGATTCAGTCATGCTGCCTGGCTTCTGCCCGGCTGGCTGCCGCTGCCCAGCTTCAG GAAAAGGGACAGAGCTCACAGAGAGATCAAGAACATCTTCTTCAAAGTGATTCAGAAGCGCAGACAGTCCGGAGAGAAAGTGGACGACATCCTGCAGACCCTCGTCGATGCCACCTACAA AAACGGACGACCCCTGAACGATGACGAGATCGCAGGGATGCTGATTGGCCTTCTCCTGGCGGGTCAGCACACGTCCTCCACCACCAGCGCCTGGATGGGTTTCTTCATGGCCAGAGACAAATCTCTGCAGGATCGCTGCTACGCCGAGCAGAAGGCAGTGTGTGGAGAAGCCCTGCCTCCACTCGACTTCGATCAG CTGAAAGATCTCAGCTTGTTGGAGCGCTGTTTGAAGGAGACCCTGCGTCTCCGCCCGCCCATCATGACCATGATGAGGATGGCTCGCTCTCCACAG ACTGCAGCAGGTTACACCATCCCTGTGGGCCACCAGGTCTGCGTCTCCCCGACTGTCAACCACCGTCTGTACGACACCTGGAACGAGAGGATGGAGTTCAATCCTGAGCGCTACCTCAACGACAACCCCGCTGCAGGGGAGAAGTTTGCCTATGTGCCTTTTGGAGCCG GCCGCCATCGCTGCATCGGGGAGAACTTCGCCTACGTCCAGATCAAAACCATCTGGTCCACTTTACTGCGCATGTACGACTTTGACCTGGTGGACGGATATTTCCCCACGATCAACTACACCACAATGATTCACACGCCCAACAACCCCGTCATCAGAtacaagaggaggaaacagtga